The genomic region gtcaaactgggcagttgataacaacacacaggccaaaacacaaacagaaattccgtcacggaacggaaatttcaaaaggagaaaatactggcattagcaatgatgtcagaaaagatagtatttcaacttagcatgtttccttaatatctgatgacatatcggggtcatttttggatttattacagcaaTATATATTGCATATTGGACATTTAACTCTTTCTAGTTAACCTGAACATATCATAGGGGTACTGTAACCCACTTGGTACTGCCACAATTGTTGGAACTGTTTGGGTGCTCCTTAGCAATATTTCTGTCAAGATTACTTCAATAAATCAAAGAGGGATTAAATTATTTTAGCGTACAATGAATTATGTGGAGTGGGGGGGTGGGTGCACCTCCGATTCCAAAAGGTTAATGTTATTGGTTTACTCTCCAGTGAACAACAAACTACTTGTGGGGTCTACGAGGGCAGTGTCATAGGGCCattattgtgtgaatgctgattcagcaaaTGCTTTCTGGTGCTCACGGTGAGGTCATTTTATTGATACCGCAtattgtttaggcttttttcaGGCTTCTTCAATGGAAAGTTTACCAGGGCTATTTCAGTTAATCTCAGATAGATGTacaatactttgacttttttatcacttttttcgacatactatactatgactgttttatcaattgttttcaacattctatactatgacttttttcaacaaactttACTATGACTGTTTAATCACTTTTCTCAACATTGTTTAGTGTGACTTttatatgactgttttcgaaatactatactttgactttttccgacatactatgactttttttcaacattctatattatgactttttatcactttttcaacattctatactatgacattttttatcactttttcgacatactatactatgacttttttatcactttttttctacatgctatgctgtcacttttttcaacatgttgtactatgacttttttcgacatactatactataactttttatcactttttttctacacGCTAtagtgtcactttttttaacatgctatactatgactttttcgacatgctatactatgaccttttataaaaaaaatctacatgctgtagtgtgacttttttcaacatactatattatgacttttttatcactttttcgacattctatactatgacatgtttatcactttttttcaacatactatactatgcctttttatcactttttctacatgctgtactgtgacttttttcaacatactttacaaatactttttttatcacttttttcgacaaactatactttgactttattatcatttttttttataaactatactatgacttttccattactttattcaacatactatgacttttcaaaatgcaaactatgacttttctttttttctctataTTAAGTTTTGCATTGCAGTGGAGGTTTGTCTTTGATTTATCACCAGTAAAATGTCTCCACAATTTCAGCCATCAAGAATCCAGTGTGTGCACCTCCAGAACAACCGGTGAATGGATATTTTCTGCCTGTATATGGACCAAAGCAGGAGCTTGTAGCTGCAAACTACCGGTGTCATCCACCTTTTACACTGATCGGCTCCCAGCAGAGGATTTGCCTGCATAATAGCATGTGGAGTGGCACAGTTCCCACATGTATTAAAGGTATTTTTCCTACCTTACTAGCTTCTGGTCTTTATTTATAAggtttgtacagtataaaaccCACATACTACATGTCTTGTGGgagtttgtttcttttctctttcaaaAACATACTCATACAGGCCAAACAAGCAGAGCCCGGTGTTCCCCTCCACCCAAATTGCTCAATGGCTACCACAGACCTGCTCCTGACACAACTGGGGGTGCAAAGGCCATTGGGTTTTTCTGTAAAAATTCCTTCATTCTGACTGGAAACCATCAGAGTACCTGCCTCTCTAATGGATCCTGGAGTAGCAGGCCACCCCAGTGTGTGAAAGGTAGCtgttttcaaaaaaacatttggtttGGGAACACACGGTTACACACACAAAGTGGGCTATTTCCCACATTGTTACTATGTGAGGACGTTACTATGTGAGGACGGTACTATTTACTATTTGTTTATCCCACAGCCCAATTTACATATCCTCACAAAAAGTAACAATTTATCAATAAGAGCACTATGATTAATGTATAGTTAACATGGCCATTTGTTTGTAAAGATGAAGCAGTAATGTTTTTGATTTTTTCTTTATAATGAATAGGTTTGTCCCTGATATTTTATGCATgtacattttcctatttactcaGAATAACTTAACCTTCTGCTCACAATTATTTATGTTACTGAAGTCGAATTGTGTACGCAATGGAGGCTCCGGAAGTGATTATTGTGCACTAAGTAGTCACCTGCTTGATTTGCCCCCACAGCATGTCGAGAGCCCAGCGTTTCTGGACTTGTCCGACAAAGTGTTCTGAAGCCCCATCTGATATCAAGGTAGCCACTAAGATACCGTGGTGTGTGTATTTACATGAAAGCTACCATGTGTAGACTTGTCATGCAAGCAGCATTTTAGTTTGTATTCTGATCCCTTAATTTTCCATCTAGCACCATCAAGTTTAACTGTGCAATACAGGTCGATGTTGAAGCAATTTATAAGCATTAAACTGAACAAGTGACAAGCCCACAATTTCCTGTGATGAGTTTGTATTGTTCTCTAAAATAAAATCAGGCACCACAAGATCCACCTACAGGAAATTGGAAATGGAGTTTGCTCCCTCCGCTTATGAAGGTGACaaaatgtggttgaaagctctgATGAAATTccagtaagtggaccttgagtggACCTtgcctttaaagcaacactacttaacttttccctcttcggtccccctacaggttgtctcattggaactacagctctcgcggctgtagttccaataagacaacctgtagggggaccgaagagggaaaagttacatagtgttgctttatgTATGcattgctaatgttttaaaagtgCTATTAagacagtgtttttcttttccacaGAGAGAATCCAGATCAAAGAAACCATCTCTCATCCAGGTACAGCATGGAAGATTTGTCGTCAGCTGGTTTTATTCCACTCATATTGGATAAACAgtcaaaaaaagacaacacCGCCTTTGGGGAGCTTCCTCGTGGCCTCCACCCAGTCCACACAAGCATTGACTACAAGTGTGCTTCACCACTCTACCGCCACACAGGAAGCTCCCGACGCACCTGTCTGAAGTCTGGCAGGTGGAGTGGACGCCATGTTTCCTGCTCACCAGGTaagagcagcagcaacagcataGACCCAGCTTATGAAGTGAAACCTGAGTTTCTTAAAGACAAAAACCAACAGATACTTATGttctacttaaaaaaaaaggtaaataattatatataaacaGCCGCACTTGTTCTGGTTTGGCCAATACCTAatgttagcaaatgttagcaaatTTTAGAGAGAGATTGCTCTATAGGTTaactaaaggccctgacacaccaagccgacaGTCTCAACCACTAACCGTCGGCCTAGTCTGTGAAGTGTGTCCCGCACGGCCTGTTTTTGGGGCCGCCAGCGGTTGTCGGCGTCGGCTGAACAGCCAattcatctgattggctgtttagcTTGGAAACAATAGTGAGGAAAACAATCAAATGCCTGTGACAGGCACACACAAGgctgcttttatttttcatctcatctgatcaatccaataCACATAAGAGCTGTCAAAACGGGTCAAAGATTACATTTGAATGTTCCTTCTAAAAACACACAGGTTCGAACTATTGGAATAACTTTTTTTGCACATGTCCCTAAGATGGCAAACGTAGCATACAACAAGATATAAATAAGTACTTGCTTAGgcatatttatttcaacataacatgtcttttaaagGATCTCTACATACATATTAcaaaacacattacaaaataaactaacgtTTAATAAACTAATATCCTACAGCGtgatatttaatataaagacCTAAACAATTAGCCTCAtagcaagcaagctagcttACCAGCCAGCCGGCCAGCCTCTAAATTAGTGAAATGTAAGAACTTAATGTTTAATTCACACGCTCTTGTCAAATCtaaggaaagcacattgctatcgctAGATGAGTGACATGTTTGTTTGGCTTATTTTACAGTAACCAGTGTATAATGAAGGCATGTTGGATGGAggaaattagcaagctaacgttagctatcaAGCCAGTAGCGGGTCATTCGGTCTCTCcgctccgctcccactgtagggagacttcTTTGCCGAGAGAATGgatgacagcccgggagaggcacAGTTCAGTTAGCCATCTCCCGGTATCGCTGTCTTCCCGGCGGGGAGTGAAACAGAGGGGCCGTAGGCTCTGTTCGGTTCTGCCGCTGCTGGCTAGAGCAAACTCTGTTTTGTTGTGGGTATATCATAGCAAAGGTATCCGGTTTCCCTTGTGTTGTTAAATGATGAATAGATTaccgccgcctgctggtatgggGAGTTATTTCATTGCACGCATGCACAAAACAAACATGGTACTTGGTAGTTGGCTGTAGTCTGtgccgttctcttaatacatccatgagtctGTGCGGTGTGTTCCAGTGCTAATTTTTGGCACAGACAAAGGCGACGAGTGGTAGTTGGTGGCCGTTTggattggtgtgtcagggccttaatgTTAAATTGGTGATTTCAAGACTCTTGAGTGTGAATGTTCATTCTTGATCTTGGAAATTGTAGAATGACCAAAATATCTTAATTCAGTTGCAGTTCTTAGCCAATCTCaatgaaaagattgataccactctcatgtctgcatGTTAAATAAGAAGCTATCAGCAACCagctatcttagcttagcatgaagactggaaacggggaaacagctatAGCCTTAGTAAGCCGCTGTCCAAAGGTAGGCCTAATCTACTCATTTTACTCTTGGCAAGACAACTAATAagcttatttcccaaaatgcagGACCTTTAATACTTCAGAATGTTTTCCATGTAAAGGAAAATGCAGAAGAAATATGTTTACCTTTACCTGAGTAATATATCTTGAATTTATATGAAAGGTTTTAAccaatattgtgcagcccttttTTCTAGCAGTTTGTTATGAAATTAAATTTTTTGACACACTCTTTCACCTCTCTGACTGTTACATTCCAACAGTTTGTGGCAAATTAGACACTTCCAGTCGACACAACCTCACAGACACACTGTGGCCTTGGCATGCAGCCGTCTATATCCGGTCACCTCCTGATCATACTGCCAGCACCTACAGGCCCCGTGGAGTAACCATGTCTATCCAGCAGGGGGACTCAGAGGAATCCACATTCTGGCACCTTGCCTGCAGTGGGGCTCTGCTCACCCAGCGTGGCGTCCTGGTGGCAGCTCAGTGTGTGGTAGACAAGGACAAGCAGCAGACCCTTCACCCAGCACATGTGAAGGTTGTCATAGGCATGCAGTACCAGACATCTAAGAACCGGCTGAAAAGGCTGCACCACCACAGGGTACAATGTAGTCGTCTACTAGTCAGAAAACACAAGTGAAAATCCATCagacattttatattgtttgctTTTATTAGATGAGAGTGTAAAAAACTGGGCTAAATTAGTTTAAAGGCTAAGGCATttcttatatttttttcttagaATGTGTAAGGTCCTAACTGCCAGTTGAATTAATAATTTAAATGTTGGTAAACATTGGCTGAAGTATAGATGTCTAAAACACTTTTCAACCACAGTTGTCCCATTTTTGACCTTGCGATTACCAAAACCAATGTTTATTATggtctttttattttaaggtTATACAGTGCACAAAAGTTTCCCATGACTGCAAAATCTACTAAACAGCAGATGCAGTGATAcagtattaaagtgcccatattatgctcattttcaggttcataattgtattttgaggttgtaccagaataggtttacatggtttaattttcaaaaaacaccatattttgttgtaatgcacattgctgcagctcctcttttcaccctgtgtgttcaggtctcggttttagctacagagtaagacatctcacttctgtaccatctttgttgggagtcgcacataggtaaggatcacatcagctagctagctgtttctctaacttcagtcagtacaaggcaggattagccgggagacttcttctaaacaagggcgcacttccaactttgcgtggaatacctgcagaacagggacatgtaagtagttcttttgtagattatggtgaactcgtgtgtgttgtagcagtgttttgccattgagaacgagggggctaaccgctagcatgctagcgctagccccctcgtttcggctagtgacgtagaaagccctgCAGggtacattcagaaacccgtatctcactcaaaacagcatggatgtttttttttccaagtttgtatacgtgtggaagcaccagacacaaaataacaccgcaaatgccagaaaaagtgattttttcataatatgggcactttaagcaaGGCCTATtccttaaataaatacaatcttCTGGATAGGTTATTGTTTGTAAATGGAACAGGAAGAAATCCTTTGGCATTTCGATGTGCACTTAAAGTTTTACCGGGATACAACAATATTTGATTTGGATTTGAAATCTTTGCGCATCTTGACGCGTATTATCTAATCttccaaaaacaacaaatgttggcacttttttttattgacatcAGGCTTTCTTAGGTATTCTAGCTTCTTATTTTCATCCATTTtcacagactctctctctctgcctgccccAACAGGTTTCAGACATTTTAGTCCATCCAGATTTTTACTCCGCCCCCGACTCCAATGTGGCTGTGCTCAAGCTAAAAGACAAGGTCAAGATCAATGAGCATGTGTTGCCAGTGTGTCTACCCAGAGTGCAAGGTGGAGAGGTGACCGCACAGGAGGCTTACACTGCAAGGTGGATTTTACCAAACGATCACAGGCACCTGAGCCGCTACACTCCCCCGAGCCAGACGAGACTTGTTGAGTTGGGTGATGTCGTTCAGTGCGAAAGAGAATTTGCTCAAGGAGGAGTGCATACTACAGTGATCAGTGACAATACACTGTGTGTCATTAGGAAGCCGTCCAGTCCTCAACGCCCTTGTCCTAATGTGATTCCAGGGATCACAACCATGCCAGCTGTGTTTGTTTCCACAAGTGGTGTCTTGTTGGGTCGCGAGGAGACTCAGGGAGCCGCCAGCTCAGGCTGGCAGCTTCTTGGTTTAGAGAGCTTCAGCTATATGGAAGAGAACTGCCACCAACAGACTTACACAGTTCAGACACGAATAGCCAACTTCCGAGACTGGATAGAGAAAAACATgcagtagattttttttttttgttcagtatATCATGAGAAGGTGATTTTCTCAGCTTAAATCTGAAATTCTTTTATTTCCAGTTTGATAAATCTCCCAGTGGAAATGGTGGAGATAGAGCAGATAGTAATAACATAACATTTGCGGTGATAATTCTGTACCTGCTATCTGTGTTAATATCATGTAAGAACTGTTTTCCTGGCTCTACTTGGATCTCGTATGTGTGCATGTTATTGTTCTGTATTTGGGCCACCTCCACTTCAAACAACTCAACGTGAGCTGGTTAAGAAATACACCCACATACTCATGAGCTTTGAATGTTACCTTATCATTGTGAGGTGTATTTTTCACAATCTTGAAGATAAAGACtgctctataaaaaaaaataaagaaatccaCCAGATGCCATTTTGAGTCTTTGATGAACTGCAATCCACCCAGCTGGAACTATTTTAAATTGAGTTAATGACGTTATCACTGGCAAGATAGAATTCTATACGTCTAGATCCAAGCTTAAAACCcaaagttgtttttattttctcatttaatttCTGCTTCAGTCCTTTACTTTTGCGTTATTATGTCCTTATGTCCTGGTTTGTAGTTACTATTGCTATCATGAGTATAATATggcataatataatataataaaaaacttaaaatatattcaaaagCAAGTTTCATATTCAAAAATTGCTTAGTAGCCAAGTTCTTGTGTCCATCCTGCTGTTTGATGAATGTGGAGCACAGTACCTGTGTGTCTGCACCGTGTTTGCATGTGAGGCTATGCATCCCGAGTATCTATGCAGACTGTCCAACGTACTGTCATTGAAAAACACACTGAGAGGATTTGCTAA from Sander lucioperca isolate FBNREF2018 chromosome 3, SLUC_FBN_1.2, whole genome shotgun sequence harbors:
- the si:ch211-102l7.3 gene encoding inactive serine protease PAMR1 isoform X3 translates to MLTFPRRKVPKSTILDPKLYYLLLNLFFSVTAWPHGDNCPSSEWSVMCRPCCEYHLIQCRCPSKGSRVGYTVPCCRNVLDQCDPCIIHPGCSLFENCKTCHNGTWKANDDFFVNGKYCTECRRGWSGGDCRICGGIIQRAQGVIAMESYPINARCEWTVQVERDSTIELRFSLLSLESDHNCRSDYVEVRDGSDLSSPVIGRFCGDQLPSPIKSSGNLLHILFTSDGYSNFDGFVLTFQESSAIKNPVCAPPEQPVNGYFLPVYGPKQELVAANYRCHPPFTLIGSQQRICLHNSMWSGTVPTCIKACREPSVSGLVRQSVLKPHLISRENPDQRNHLSSRYSMEDLSSAGFIPLILDKQSKKDNTAFGELPRGLHPVHTSIDYKCASPLYRHTGSSRRTCLKSGRWSGRHVSCSPVCGKLDTSSRHNLTDTLWPWHAAVYIRSPPDHTASTYRPRGVTMSIQQGDSEESTFWHLACSGALLTQRGVLVAAQCVVDKDKQQTLHPAHVKVVIGMQYQTSKNRLKRLHHHRVSDILVHPDFYSAPDSNVAVLKLKDKVKINEHVLPVCLPRVQGGEVTAQEAYTARWILPNDHRHLSRYTPPSQTRLVELGDVVQCEREFAQGGVHTTVISDNTLCVIRKPSSPQRPCPNVIPGITTMPAVFVSTSGVLLGREETQGAASSGWQLLGLESFSYMEENCHQQTYTVQTRIANFRDWIEKNMQ
- the si:ch211-102l7.3 gene encoding inactive serine protease PAMR1 isoform X2, with amino-acid sequence MLTFPRRKVPKSTILDPKLYYLLLNLFFSVTAWPHGDNCPSSEWSVMCRPCCEYHLIQCRCPSKGSRVGYTVPCCRNVLDQCDPCIIHPGCSLFENCKTCHNGTWKANDDFFVNGKYCTECRRGWSGGDCRICGGIIQRAQGVIAMESYPINARCEWTVQVERDSTIELRFSLLSLESDHNCRSDYVEVRDGSDLSSPVIGRFCGDQLPSPIKSSGNLLHILFTSDGYSNFDGFVLTFQESSAIKNPVCAPPEQPVNGYFLPVYGPKQELVAANYRCHPPFTLIGSQQRICLHNSMWSGTVPTCIKGQTSRARCSPPPKLLNGYHRPAPDTTGGAKAIGFFCKNSFILTGNHQSTCLSNGSWSSRPPQCVKACREPSVSGLVRQSVLKPHLISRYSMEDLSSAGFIPLILDKQSKKDNTAFGELPRGLHPVHTSIDYKCASPLYRHTGSSRRTCLKSGRWSGRHVSCSPVCGKLDTSSRHNLTDTLWPWHAAVYIRSPPDHTASTYRPRGVTMSIQQGDSEESTFWHLACSGALLTQRGVLVAAQCVVDKDKQQTLHPAHVKVVIGMQYQTSKNRLKRLHHHRVSDILVHPDFYSAPDSNVAVLKLKDKVKINEHVLPVCLPRVQGGEVTAQEAYTARWILPNDHRHLSRYTPPSQTRLVELGDVVQCEREFAQGGVHTTVISDNTLCVIRKPSSPQRPCPNVIPGITTMPAVFVSTSGVLLGREETQGAASSGWQLLGLESFSYMEENCHQQTYTVQTRIANFRDWIEKNMQ
- the si:ch211-102l7.3 gene encoding inactive serine protease PAMR1 isoform X1, with translation MLTFPRRKVPKSTILDPKLYYLLLNLFFSVTAWPHGDNCPSSEWSVMCRPCCEYHLIQCRCPSKGSRVGYTVPCCRNVLDQCDPCIIHPGCSLFENCKTCHNGTWKANDDFFVNGKYCTECRRGWSGGDCRICGGIIQRAQGVIAMESYPINARCEWTVQVERDSTIELRFSLLSLESDHNCRSDYVEVRDGSDLSSPVIGRFCGDQLPSPIKSSGNLLHILFTSDGYSNFDGFVLTFQESSAIKNPVCAPPEQPVNGYFLPVYGPKQELVAANYRCHPPFTLIGSQQRICLHNSMWSGTVPTCIKGQTSRARCSPPPKLLNGYHRPAPDTTGGAKAIGFFCKNSFILTGNHQSTCLSNGSWSSRPPQCVKACREPSVSGLVRQSVLKPHLISRENPDQRNHLSSRYSMEDLSSAGFIPLILDKQSKKDNTAFGELPRGLHPVHTSIDYKCASPLYRHTGSSRRTCLKSGRWSGRHVSCSPVCGKLDTSSRHNLTDTLWPWHAAVYIRSPPDHTASTYRPRGVTMSIQQGDSEESTFWHLACSGALLTQRGVLVAAQCVVDKDKQQTLHPAHVKVVIGMQYQTSKNRLKRLHHHRVSDILVHPDFYSAPDSNVAVLKLKDKVKINEHVLPVCLPRVQGGEVTAQEAYTARWILPNDHRHLSRYTPPSQTRLVELGDVVQCEREFAQGGVHTTVISDNTLCVIRKPSSPQRPCPNVIPGITTMPAVFVSTSGVLLGREETQGAASSGWQLLGLESFSYMEENCHQQTYTVQTRIANFRDWIEKNMQ